In Phaeobacter gallaeciensis DSM 26640, a genomic segment contains:
- a CDS encoding MFS transporter: MSETRSNLVRRPRQLRSPWRAVSAMFVLNGALFGIWASRIPAVSEIHGLTPGGLGLLLLLMAAGAILSFPLAGRAADRTGAARVTRRVALAYVLGLVLLALAPTLPLLAAALFVFGAAHGSMDVAMNAWASEVEARAGRPMMSSFHAMFSLGAGLGALSGYGAASIGADIPLHFLVAGSVSALLTLYMAQIPWVGSPAPMGGAAKPSLLPRGPLLVVGFVAFCGAVGEGAMADWSAIFLVLTTGATEADAALGFAVFSVAMVAMRLVGDPVVARIGPVAAGRLAGASASLGALITVGFASYGAAMVGFALMGIGYALVMPLAFSRAASDPDLPAGAAIASVATFGYGGILIGPPMIGVTAELLSLPAAFLILAALAVFIVVFSHILKRN, from the coding sequence GTGTCCGAAACCCGTTCTAATCTCGTCCGCCGACCACGTCAGCTGCGCAGCCCGTGGCGTGCAGTATCGGCGATGTTTGTGCTGAACGGCGCGCTCTTCGGCATCTGGGCCTCGCGCATCCCTGCGGTGTCGGAGATCCACGGGCTAACGCCCGGCGGGCTGGGCCTGCTGTTGCTGCTGATGGCAGCCGGGGCCATCCTGTCATTTCCGCTGGCCGGACGTGCGGCTGACCGGACCGGCGCGGCCCGTGTCACCCGTCGGGTGGCGCTGGCCTATGTTCTGGGGCTGGTGTTGCTGGCGCTGGCCCCCACTCTGCCACTGCTGGCGGCTGCGCTGTTTGTCTTTGGCGCGGCCCATGGCAGCATGGATGTCGCCATGAACGCCTGGGCCAGCGAAGTCGAGGCCCGCGCCGGGCGGCCAATGATGTCCTCTTTTCATGCGATGTTTAGCCTTGGCGCCGGTCTCGGGGCGCTCTCCGGATATGGTGCGGCTTCCATCGGCGCGGATATCCCACTGCACTTCCTTGTGGCCGGCAGTGTTTCAGCGCTGCTCACGCTTTATATGGCGCAGATCCCCTGGGTGGGGAGCCCCGCCCCAATGGGTGGTGCTGCCAAACCGTCTCTGCTGCCGCGTGGCCCCTTGCTGGTGGTTGGCTTCGTTGCCTTCTGCGGCGCAGTCGGCGAAGGGGCTATGGCTGATTGGAGCGCGATTTTTCTGGTGCTGACCACTGGCGCAACCGAGGCTGATGCGGCACTTGGTTTTGCCGTTTTCTCCGTTGCGATGGTGGCGATGCGGCTGGTTGGCGACCCCGTCGTCGCCCGCATTGGTCCGGTGGCCGCAGGCCGTCTTGCCGGAGCAAGTGCCAGCCTTGGCGCGCTTATTACTGTGGGCTTTGCCAGCTACGGGGCGGCCATGGTCGGGTTTGCCTTGATGGGGATTGGCTATGCGCTGGTCATGCCACTCGCCTTCAGCCGCGCGGCCAGCGATCCGGACCTGCCAGCCGGCGCAGCGATCGCCAGCGTTGCGACATTCGGCTATGGTGGCATCCTGATCGGCCCGCCGATGATCGGCGTTACCGCTGAGCTGTTATCACTGCCTGCAGCCTTCCTGATTCTAGCCGCACTTGCAGTTTTTATTGTTGTCTTCTCGCACATTCTGAAGCGCAACTAA